A genome region from Nycticebus coucang isolate mNycCou1 chromosome 22, mNycCou1.pri, whole genome shotgun sequence includes the following:
- the NT5C1A gene encoding cytosolic 5'-nucleotidase 1A isoform X2 encodes MEPGEPREPREPGPGAETAAAPRWEEAKTFYDNLAPKKKPKSALEAVNTRLRELYPDSDDVFDIVLVTNNHAQVGVRLINSINHYDLFIERFCMTGGNSPICYLKAYHTNLYLSADAEKVQEAIDEGIAAATIFSPNRDVAVSQSQLRVAFDGDAVLFSDESERIVKAHGLDRFFEHEKAHENKPLAQGPLKGFLEALGRLQKKFYSKGLRLECPIRTYLVTARSAASSGARALKTLRSWGLETDEALFLAGAPKGPLLEKIRPHIFFDDQMFHVAGAQEMGTVAAHVPYGVAQASRRTAPAKQAPPTQ; translated from the exons ATGGAACCTGGGGAGCCCCGGGAGCCCCGCGAGCCCGGGCCTGGAGCAGAGACTGCCGCGGCTCCGCGCTGGGAGGAAGCCAAGACTTTCTACGATAACCTCGCGCCCAAGAAGAAACCCAAATCG GCTCTGGAGGCTGTGAACACGCGGCTGCGGGAGCTGTACCCCGATAGTGATGACGTCTTTGACATCGTCCTCGTAACCAACAACCATGCTCAAGTGGGTGTCCGCCTCATCAACAGTATCAACCACTATG ACCTGTTCATTGAGAGGTTCTGCATGACAGGTGGGAACAGCCCCATCTGCTACCTCAAGGCCTATCACACCAACCTCTACTTGTCAGCTGATGCGGAAAAAGTGCAGGAAGCCATTGATGAGG GGATTGCAGCTGCCACCATCTTCAGCCCCAACAGGGATGTggctgtgtcccagagtcagctgCGTGTGGCCTTCGATGGGGATGCTGTGCTCTTCTCAGATGAGTCGGAACGCATTGTGAAGGCCCACGGGCTGGACAGATTCTTTGAGCATGAGAAGGCCCACGAGAACAAACCTTTGGCCCAG GGCCCCTTAAAGGGCTTTCTGGAGGCACTGGGTAGGCTGCAGAAGAAGTTCTATTCCAAGGGCCTGCGGCTGGAGTGCCCAATTCGTACCTACTTGGTGACAGCACGCAGTGCAGCCAGTTCCGGGGCCCGGGCTCTCAAGACCCTGCGCAGCTGGGGCCTGGAGACAGATGAGGCCTTGTTCCTAGCTGGAGCACCCAAGGGCCCCCTTCTCGAGAAGATTCGCCCACACATCTTCTTTGATGACCAGATGTTCCATGTGGCTGGGGCTCAGGAGATGGGCACTGTGGCTGCCCATGTGCCTTACGGAGTGGCACAGGCATCTCGGCGGACTGCACCCGCAAAGCAGGCCCCGCCTACACAGTAG
- the NT5C1A gene encoding cytosolic 5'-nucleotidase 1A isoform X1: MEPGEPREPREPGPGAETAAAPRWEEAKTFYDNLAPKKKPKSPKPQNAVTIAVSSRALFRMDEEQRVYAEQGVEEYVRYQLQHENEPFSPGPAFPFVKALEAVNTRLRELYPDSDDVFDIVLVTNNHAQVGVRLINSINHYDLFIERFCMTGGNSPICYLKAYHTNLYLSADAEKVQEAIDEGIAAATIFSPNRDVAVSQSQLRVAFDGDAVLFSDESERIVKAHGLDRFFEHEKAHENKPLAQGPLKGFLEALGRLQKKFYSKGLRLECPIRTYLVTARSAASSGARALKTLRSWGLETDEALFLAGAPKGPLLEKIRPHIFFDDQMFHVAGAQEMGTVAAHVPYGVAQASRRTAPAKQAPPTQ; encoded by the exons ATGGAACCTGGGGAGCCCCGGGAGCCCCGCGAGCCCGGGCCTGGAGCAGAGACTGCCGCGGCTCCGCGCTGGGAGGAAGCCAAGACTTTCTACGATAACCTCGCGCCCAAGAAGAAACCCAAATCG CCTAAGCCTCAGAATGCGGTCACCATTGCTGTGTCCTCCCGAGCCTTGTTCCGCATGGACGAGGAGCAGCGGGTCTACGCGGAGCAGGGCGTGGAGGAATACGTGCGCTACCAGCTGCAGCACGAGAACGAGCCCTTCAGCCCCGGGCCGGCCTTCCCTTTCGTGAAG GCTCTGGAGGCTGTGAACACGCGGCTGCGGGAGCTGTACCCCGATAGTGATGACGTCTTTGACATCGTCCTCGTAACCAACAACCATGCTCAAGTGGGTGTCCGCCTCATCAACAGTATCAACCACTATG ACCTGTTCATTGAGAGGTTCTGCATGACAGGTGGGAACAGCCCCATCTGCTACCTCAAGGCCTATCACACCAACCTCTACTTGTCAGCTGATGCGGAAAAAGTGCAGGAAGCCATTGATGAGG GGATTGCAGCTGCCACCATCTTCAGCCCCAACAGGGATGTggctgtgtcccagagtcagctgCGTGTGGCCTTCGATGGGGATGCTGTGCTCTTCTCAGATGAGTCGGAACGCATTGTGAAGGCCCACGGGCTGGACAGATTCTTTGAGCATGAGAAGGCCCACGAGAACAAACCTTTGGCCCAG GGCCCCTTAAAGGGCTTTCTGGAGGCACTGGGTAGGCTGCAGAAGAAGTTCTATTCCAAGGGCCTGCGGCTGGAGTGCCCAATTCGTACCTACTTGGTGACAGCACGCAGTGCAGCCAGTTCCGGGGCCCGGGCTCTCAAGACCCTGCGCAGCTGGGGCCTGGAGACAGATGAGGCCTTGTTCCTAGCTGGAGCACCCAAGGGCCCCCTTCTCGAGAAGATTCGCCCACACATCTTCTTTGATGACCAGATGTTCCATGTGGCTGGGGCTCAGGAGATGGGCACTGTGGCTGCCCATGTGCCTTACGGAGTGGCACAGGCATCTCGGCGGACTGCACCCGCAAAGCAGGCCCCGCCTACACAGTAG